Proteins from a single region of Pithys albifrons albifrons isolate INPA30051 chromosome 12, PitAlb_v1, whole genome shotgun sequence:
- the KIAA0513 gene encoding uncharacterized protein KIAA0513 homolog isoform X2: MEAPLDVPVGNLIDFDAETPACDPSEPGPPTAPSDNGHLGDTGDVAGEESDATESADSENDMGDSPSHWGGYRRSSSNESFSSSQSTESARDEAMAERREFMRHYVEKIFTGGEDLDQEEKARFGELCSSENGKGREWFARYVSAQRCNSKCVSEQTFYRLMQSFALVLFECHQMDDFSPAKNLMTMCFTYYYIGKPHALPLEAKEKPTGSIDSYLKSANTWLAEKKDIAERLLKNTSAKTENVKGFFGGLETKLKGPTTKKTEEGEDKPKEKLKKTVSVQSPEEEKKGEKIYLYMHLKQQPIWHNLRFWNAAFFDAVHCERRKRSPTTREKWCHMTQEERDDSLRFNENITFGQLGTFIHNMLAFGLNKKLCSDFLKKQATIGNLDEEQYKLLSDHIEQMATE; encoded by the exons ATGGAGGCCCCTCTGGATGTGCCTGTGGGGAACCTCATAGACTTTGATGCCGAAACGCCTGCCTGTGACCCCTCAGAGCCTGGtcctcccactgcccccagtGACAACGGGCAcctgggggacacaggggaTGTGGCCGGGGAGGAGAGCGATGCCACCGAGTCGGCAGACAGTGAGAATGACATGGGTGACTCTCCCAGCCACTGGGGTGGCTACCGCCGCTCCTCCTCCAACGAGTCCTTCTCCTCCAGCCAGAGCACGGAGTCGGCACGGGACGAGGCGATGGCCGAGCGCCGGGAGTTCATGCGGCACTACGTGGAGAAGATCTTCACCGGGGG AGAGGATTTGGACCAAGAGGAGAAGGCCAGGTTTggtgagctctgcagcagcGAGAACGGGAAGGGCCGGGAGTGGTTTGCGAGATACGTGAGTGCCCAG CGCTGCAACTCCAAGTGTGTCTCAGAGCAGACCTTCTATCGCCTGATGCAGTCATTTGCCCTCGTGTTATTTGA GTGTCACCAGATGGATGATTTCAGCCCTGCCAAGAACCTCATGACCATGTGTTTCACCTACTACTACATAG GCAAACCCCACGCCCTGCCCTTGGAGGCCAAGGAGAAGCCCACGGGCAGCATCGACTCGTACCTGAAGTCGGCGAACACGTGGCTGGCAGAGAAGAAGGACATTGCGGAGCGGCTGCTGAAAAACACCTCAGCCAAGACAGAGAATGTCAAGGGCTTCTTCGGGGGCCTGGAGACCAAGCTGAAGGGTCCTACCACCAAAAAGACTGA ggaaggTGAAGACAAACCaaaagagaagctgaagaaGACGG TTTCTgtgcagagcccagaggaggagaagaaaggagagaagatcTACCTGTACATGCACCTCAAGCAGCAGCCGATCTG gcacaACTTGCGCTTTTGGAACGCCGCCTTCTTCGACGCCGTGCACTGTGAGCGCAGGAAGAGATCCCCCACCACCAG GGAGAAGTGGTGCCACATGACACAGGAGGAGCGGGACGACAGCCTGCGCTTCAACGAGAACATCACCTTTGGGCAGCTGGG CACCTTCATTCACAACATGCTGGCCTTCGGCCTCAACAAGAAGCTCTGCAGTGACTTCCTGAAGAAGCAGGCGACCATTGGCAATTTGGATGAAG AGCAATACAAGCTGCTCAGCGATCACATTGAGCAGATGGCCACCGAATAG
- the KIAA0513 gene encoding uncharacterized protein KIAA0513 homolog isoform X1, producing MEAPLDVPVGNLIDFDAETPACDPSEPGPPTAPSDNGHLGDTGDVAGEESDATESADSENDMGDSPSHWGGYRRSSSNESFSSSQSTESARDEAMAERREFMRHYVEKIFTGGEDLDQEEKARFGELCSSENGKGREWFARYVSAQRCNSKCVSEQTFYRLMQSFALVLFECHQMDDFSPAKNLMTMCFTYYYIGKPHALPLEAKEKPTGSIDSYLKSANTWLAEKKDIAERLLKNTSAKTENVKGFFGGLETKLKGPTTKKTEEGEDKPKEKLKKTVSVQSPEEEKKGEKIYLYMHLKQQPIWHNLRFWNAAFFDAVHCERRKRSPTTRGNTGEEEEKREKWCHMTQEERDDSLRFNENITFGQLGTFIHNMLAFGLNKKLCSDFLKKQATIGNLDEEQYKLLSDHIEQMATE from the exons ATGGAGGCCCCTCTGGATGTGCCTGTGGGGAACCTCATAGACTTTGATGCCGAAACGCCTGCCTGTGACCCCTCAGAGCCTGGtcctcccactgcccccagtGACAACGGGCAcctgggggacacaggggaTGTGGCCGGGGAGGAGAGCGATGCCACCGAGTCGGCAGACAGTGAGAATGACATGGGTGACTCTCCCAGCCACTGGGGTGGCTACCGCCGCTCCTCCTCCAACGAGTCCTTCTCCTCCAGCCAGAGCACGGAGTCGGCACGGGACGAGGCGATGGCCGAGCGCCGGGAGTTCATGCGGCACTACGTGGAGAAGATCTTCACCGGGGG AGAGGATTTGGACCAAGAGGAGAAGGCCAGGTTTggtgagctctgcagcagcGAGAACGGGAAGGGCCGGGAGTGGTTTGCGAGATACGTGAGTGCCCAG CGCTGCAACTCCAAGTGTGTCTCAGAGCAGACCTTCTATCGCCTGATGCAGTCATTTGCCCTCGTGTTATTTGA GTGTCACCAGATGGATGATTTCAGCCCTGCCAAGAACCTCATGACCATGTGTTTCACCTACTACTACATAG GCAAACCCCACGCCCTGCCCTTGGAGGCCAAGGAGAAGCCCACGGGCAGCATCGACTCGTACCTGAAGTCGGCGAACACGTGGCTGGCAGAGAAGAAGGACATTGCGGAGCGGCTGCTGAAAAACACCTCAGCCAAGACAGAGAATGTCAAGGGCTTCTTCGGGGGCCTGGAGACCAAGCTGAAGGGTCCTACCACCAAAAAGACTGA ggaaggTGAAGACAAACCaaaagagaagctgaagaaGACGG TTTCTgtgcagagcccagaggaggagaagaaaggagagaagatcTACCTGTACATGCACCTCAAGCAGCAGCCGATCTG gcacaACTTGCGCTTTTGGAACGCCGCCTTCTTCGACGCCGTGCACTGTGAGCGCAGGAAGAGATCCCCCACCACCAG AGGGAACactggggaggaagaggagaagag GGAGAAGTGGTGCCACATGACACAGGAGGAGCGGGACGACAGCCTGCGCTTCAACGAGAACATCACCTTTGGGCAGCTGGG CACCTTCATTCACAACATGCTGGCCTTCGGCCTCAACAAGAAGCTCTGCAGTGACTTCCTGAAGAAGCAGGCGACCATTGGCAATTTGGATGAAG AGCAATACAAGCTGCTCAGCGATCACATTGAGCAGATGGCCACCGAATAG